GGGCACTCTGCGCGGCCTGTACGCTCAACTCGACGGCCTGCTTCTTTCGGGCGGCGGCGACATTGACCCGGTTCGATACGGCGCAGAATCGCACGAGACGATGGGCGGCGTGGATGCAGAGCGCGATCGAACCGAGTTCGCGCTAACGCGGTGGGCAACTGCCGACGATCAAGTGAGGCCGTTGTTTGGCATTTGCCGGGGAGCGCAAGTCCTCAACGTCGCCCTCGGCGGCACGCTCTATCGCGACATTGGCGAATATCCAAACGCGATCCGCCACACTTACCCGAGCGCCGAATACGCAACCCGATGTCCCCACGAGATCAAGGTTGAAGAAGAATCGGCTCTGGCCCGCATCGTCGGCCAACCCGTGATCGGCGTCAACAGTCTGCATCATCAGGCGATCAAGGACGTTGCCGCCGGCCTGGCCGTCACTGCCCGTTCACCCGACGGTTTGGTGGAAGCCGTCGAAATCCCTCATCATCCGTTTGCCCTGGCCGTGCAGTGGCACCCGGAGTGCCTGCCGCACCTGCCGGAACACCGCCGGTTGTTTGAAGCTTTCGTCCAGGCCGCTTCAAAAGGGTCAACGGATTAAACAGATTGACCGGATTTGATCTATACGTTGAATACGTTCAATCCGTTGACCTCCCTGTGAACCCGGTTACAATTAGCCCATGCCCGACGCTCCCCGAAAATA
The Chloroflexota bacterium DNA segment above includes these coding regions:
- a CDS encoding gamma-glutamyl-gamma-aminobutyrate hydrolase family protein yields the protein MPSPLIGITVHPKTAPDRAELDELLEAIVQSVERASGLPVLIPLGLSEGTLRGLYAQLDGLLLSGGGDIDPVRYGAESHETMGGVDAERDRTEFALTRWATADDQVRPLFGICRGAQVLNVALGGTLYRDIGEYPNAIRHTYPSAEYATRCPHEIKVEEESALARIVGQPVIGVNSLHHQAIKDVAAGLAVTARSPDGLVEAVEIPHHPFALAVQWHPECLPHLPEHRRLFEAFVQAASKGSTD